The Procambarus clarkii isolate CNS0578487 chromosome 56, FALCON_Pclarkii_2.0, whole genome shotgun sequence genome includes a region encoding these proteins:
- the LOC138353099 gene encoding ubiquitin-conjugating enzyme E2 E1-like isoform X2 — translation MSATPTGALGSDSVPVSPPLPPATTGPQTPTSSPVVSTGSTPVTQSSSGTTRHSNSARSSVASEGRSSNPKMSKALSTSAKRIQKELAEITLDPPPNCSAGPKGDNLYEWVSTILGPPGSVYEGGVFFLDIHFSAEYPFKPPKVLFRTRIYHCNINSQGVICLDILKDNWSPALTISKVLLSICSLLTDCNPADPLVGSIATQFLQNREEHDRIARLWTKRYAT, via the exons ATGTCTGCGACACCTACTGGTGCCCTCGGGTCTGACTCTGTCCCCgtgtctccccctcttccccctgccACAACTGGTCCCCAAACCCCAACATCCTCCCCAGTTGTCTCTACTGGCTCGACCCCTGTCACGCAGAGTTCCAGTGGCACTACACGACACTCTAACTCGGCACGCTCTTCAGTTGCGAGTGAAGGACGTTCATCCAATCCCAAGATGTCAAAGGCACTCAGCACAAGCGCTAAAAG GATACAGAAGGAGTTGGCAGAGATCACGTTGGACCCTCCACCCAATTGTAGTGCTGGACCCAAAGGTGACAACTTGTATGAGTGGGTTTCGACCATTCTTGGGCCCCCTGGCTCCGTCTACGAAGGTGGCGTCTTTTTCCTCGACATCCACTTTTCAGCAGAATATCCCTTTAAACCACCTAAG GTTTTGTTTCGGACCCGAATTTATCACTGCAACATAAACTCTCAAGGGGTCATCTGTCTGGATATCCTAAAGGATAACTGGTCACCTGCACTCACTATTTCGAAAGTCCTCCTCTCCATTTGTTCCTTACTCACTGACTGCAACCCAG CCGATCCACTGGTGGGGAGCATTGCCACGCAGTTCCTCCAGAATAGGGAAGAACATGACAGAATTGCTCGGCTCTGGACCAAACGTTACGCTACGTGA
- the LOC138353099 gene encoding ubiquitin-conjugating enzyme E2 E1-like isoform X1, translating into MSATPTGALGSDSVPVSPPLPPATTGPQTPTSSPVVSTGSTPVTQSSSGTTRHSNSARSSVASEGRSSNPKMSKALSTSAKRPFLVSRIQKELAEITLDPPPNCSAGPKGDNLYEWVSTILGPPGSVYEGGVFFLDIHFSAEYPFKPPKVLFRTRIYHCNINSQGVICLDILKDNWSPALTISKVLLSICSLLTDCNPADPLVGSIATQFLQNREEHDRIARLWTKRYAT; encoded by the exons ATGTCTGCGACACCTACTGGTGCCCTCGGGTCTGACTCTGTCCCCgtgtctccccctcttccccctgccACAACTGGTCCCCAAACCCCAACATCCTCCCCAGTTGTCTCTACTGGCTCGACCCCTGTCACGCAGAGTTCCAGTGGCACTACACGACACTCTAACTCGGCACGCTCTTCAGTTGCGAGTGAAGGACGTTCATCCAATCCCAAGATGTCAAAGGCACTCAGCACAAGCGCTAAAAG GCCTTTTTTGGTTTCTAGGATACAGAAGGAGTTGGCAGAGATCACGTTGGACCCTCCACCCAATTGTAGTGCTGGACCCAAAGGTGACAACTTGTATGAGTGGGTTTCGACCATTCTTGGGCCCCCTGGCTCCGTCTACGAAGGTGGCGTCTTTTTCCTCGACATCCACTTTTCAGCAGAATATCCCTTTAAACCACCTAAG GTTTTGTTTCGGACCCGAATTTATCACTGCAACATAAACTCTCAAGGGGTCATCTGTCTGGATATCCTAAAGGATAACTGGTCACCTGCACTCACTATTTCGAAAGTCCTCCTCTCCATTTGTTCCTTACTCACTGACTGCAACCCAG CCGATCCACTGGTGGGGAGCATTGCCACGCAGTTCCTCCAGAATAGGGAAGAACATGACAGAATTGCTCGGCTCTGGACCAAACGTTACGCTACGTGA